One region of bacterium genomic DNA includes:
- a CDS encoding insulinase family protein, whose translation MKRALLAFLLLTAGAGAQETALRVPYERFVLPNGLHVILHEDHTTPTISVNVWYHVGSGSEKPGRTGFAHLFEHIMFEGSKNVPEGAFDEWLEAAGGDNNGSTTPDRTNYYEDIPTSALELALFLESDRMGFLLDAMSPEKVDGQRDVVKNERRQSYENRPYGLAFPTLGENLYAPDHPYHWPTIGYMQDLSAASYEDVVEFFQNYYTPANASLVIAGDLDSRSVKPLVEKWFSDVQGRPQAPPQAVPPASLNEEKRLVMEDRVQLPRLYLAWLTPPMFAPGDAEMDLVANVLAGGKNSRLYRRLVYELQIAQEVTAFQNSGSLSSAFVIITTARSGHTLAELEKVVQEEIDRLKAEAPQRREVERAVNQYEAGFLGSLELVSRKADMLNSYFMRTGNPDYFNEDLARYKAIAPEDLRSAVMTWLRNDARVILSVVPAGKQELGVGGRLVNPAAAKSN comes from the coding sequence ATGAAACGGGCATTGCTGGCCTTTCTGCTCCTGACCGCCGGCGCAGGGGCGCAAGAAACGGCGCTGCGCGTTCCCTATGAGCGCTTCGTCCTGCCGAATGGCTTGCATGTGATTCTGCACGAGGATCACACCACACCCACGATCAGCGTGAATGTGTGGTATCATGTCGGCTCGGGCAGCGAAAAGCCCGGCCGCACGGGCTTCGCGCATCTCTTCGAGCACATCATGTTCGAGGGATCGAAAAACGTGCCGGAAGGCGCCTTTGACGAATGGCTGGAAGCCGCCGGCGGCGACAATAACGGCTCGACCACGCCCGACCGCACGAATTACTATGAAGACATCCCCACCAGCGCGCTCGAATTGGCACTGTTCCTGGAATCCGACCGCATGGGCTTTCTGCTCGACGCCATGTCGCCCGAAAAAGTTGACGGCCAGCGCGATGTGGTCAAGAATGAGCGCCGGCAAAGCTATGAGAACCGGCCCTACGGCCTGGCTTTTCCCACGCTGGGCGAGAATCTCTATGCGCCCGATCATCCCTATCACTGGCCGACCATCGGGTACATGCAGGATCTCTCCGCGGCATCGTATGAAGACGTGGTGGAGTTCTTCCAGAACTATTACACCCCGGCGAATGCGAGCCTGGTGATTGCGGGTGACCTCGATTCCCGCAGCGTCAAGCCGCTGGTGGAAAAATGGTTCAGCGACGTGCAGGGCAGACCGCAAGCGCCGCCGCAGGCTGTGCCGCCCGCCTCTCTCAATGAAGAGAAGCGGCTGGTGATGGAAGATCGCGTGCAATTGCCGCGGCTCTACCTGGCGTGGTTGACCCCGCCCATGTTCGCGCCCGGGGATGCGGAAATGGATCTGGTCGCGAATGTTCTGGCGGGCGGCAAGAATTCCCGCTTGTACCGGCGGCTGGTGTACGAGCTGCAAATCGCGCAGGAGGTGACCGCCTTTCAAAACTCGGGCAGTTTGTCCTCCGCCTTCGTGATCATCACCACCGCGCGCAGCGGCCACACGCTGGCCGAATTGGAGAAGGTGGTGCAGGAGGAAATCGATCGCTTGAAAGCAGAAGCCCCGCAGCGCCGCGAGGTGGAACGCGCCGTCAATCAATACGAGGCCGGCTTTCTCGGCAGTTTGGAGCTGGTCTCGCGCAAGGCCGACATGCTGAATTCCTACTTCATGCGCACCGGTAATCCAGATTATTTCAACGAAGACTTGGCGCGTTACAAAGCGATTGCTCCCGAAGACTTGCGCAGCGCGGTGATGACCTGGCTGCGCAACGATGCCCGGGTCATCCTGAGTGTTGTGCCGGCGGGAAAGCAAGAGTTGGGCGTGGGCGGGCGGCTGGTCAATCCCGCCGCGGCCAAGAGCAACTGA
- a CDS encoding DinB family protein — MNSTETMVADNLRCLHQGLQLLTEIGDELYRGEGHSHLGSGIGPHLRHTLDHYSSLLAGLPAGKIDYDARARNPRLERDREFARQQFEHLIAGFQQLTAPPELPLTVKVDSGSHDDAANWSRSTLKRELQYLVSHTIHHYAIIAILLRAQGWEPSEEFGVAPSTLNYRKSLPACAP, encoded by the coding sequence ATGAACAGCACAGAAACAATGGTGGCAGACAACTTGCGTTGCCTGCATCAAGGGCTGCAGCTGCTGACCGAGATTGGCGATGAGCTGTATCGCGGCGAGGGCCATTCCCATTTGGGCAGCGGTATCGGTCCGCACCTCCGGCATACGCTGGATCATTACTCCAGCTTGCTGGCCGGATTGCCGGCGGGCAAAATCGATTATGATGCGCGCGCGCGCAACCCGCGGCTGGAGCGCGATCGCGAATTTGCCCGGCAGCAGTTCGAACACCTGATTGCCGGCTTCCAGCAATTGACGGCGCCGCCGGAGCTGCCGTTGACCGTGAAAGTCGACAGCGGCAGCCATGATGACGCCGCCAACTGGAGCCGCTCGACGCTCAAGCGCGAGCTGCAATATCTGGTGAGCCACACGATTCACCACTACGCCATCATTGCCATTCTGCTGCGCGCGCAAGGCTGGGAACCGAGCGAGGAATTCGGCGTGGCGCCTTCGACGCTCAACTACCGCAAGAGCCTGCCGGCATGTGCACCGTGA
- a CDS encoding enoyl-ACP reductase has translation MKPKSYGLLQGKKGIVFGPLDEKSIGWQIALAAHREGAQLALSNIKVAFRLGEIDVLAKQCGDAPLIACDASSSEELQTAFAELKTKLGAVDFIVHSIGMSPNVRKKKPYDDLNYEWFHKTLDVSAMSLHRVIAQALKVEAINDGGSIVALSYIGAQRTFSSYSDMGDAKALLESIARSFGSRLGKRGIRVNTVSQSPTKTTAGTGIEGFNALYDFAEKISPLGNATAEDCADYVVTLLSDLTRKVTMQNLFHDGGFSMMGISDKLLEALYGKQE, from the coding sequence ATGAAACCAAAAAGCTATGGCCTGTTGCAGGGCAAAAAGGGCATTGTCTTTGGCCCGCTGGACGAAAAAAGCATCGGCTGGCAAATCGCGCTGGCTGCCCATCGCGAAGGCGCGCAGCTCGCGCTCTCCAACATCAAGGTGGCATTCCGGCTGGGCGAGATTGACGTGCTCGCCAAGCAGTGCGGCGACGCGCCCCTGATCGCCTGCGATGCCAGCTCGAGCGAAGAGCTGCAAACCGCGTTCGCCGAGCTGAAAACAAAGCTCGGCGCGGTGGATTTCATCGTGCATTCCATCGGCATGTCGCCCAATGTGCGTAAGAAAAAGCCGTATGATGATCTCAACTACGAATGGTTCCACAAGACGCTCGATGTCTCGGCCATGTCGCTGCATCGCGTCATCGCGCAGGCGCTGAAGGTGGAGGCGATCAATGACGGCGGCAGCATCGTGGCGCTCAGCTACATCGGCGCGCAGCGCACGTTTTCGAGCTATTCCGACATGGGCGATGCCAAAGCTTTGCTGGAGAGCATTGCCCGCAGTTTCGGCTCGCGCCTGGGCAAACGCGGCATTCGCGTGAACACCGTGTCGCAGAGTCCGACCAAGACCACGGCCGGCACCGGCATCGAGGGCTTCAACGCGCTCTATGATTTCGCCGAAAAGATTTCACCGCTGGGCAATGCCACGGCGGAAGACTGCGCCGATTACGTCGTCACGCTGCTCTCGGATTTGACCCGCAAAGTGACGATGCAAAATCTCTTTCACGACGGCGGTTTCAGCATGATGGGCATCAGCGATAAGCTGCTCGAGGCCCTTTACGGAAAACAGGAATAA
- a CDS encoding insulinase family protein: MLLLASASLLAQTPDRSKPPALGAPPSLVTPPLQRFTLSNGLPVVLMEKHQVPLVDFVLQINAGAVMDAPGKSGLASLTFAMLDEGAGSRNALQIADEIDYLGAGLSTGAGWHTAQISLHTPAARLEAALAIMAEVALQPTFPAAELERQRKQRLTSLAQAHDEPNAIAGAAFNRVLFGEQHPYGRMSGGDEKSLRSFTVQDCREFYQKLVVPDNATLIVVGDINPTALLPRLEAAFGKWQGRRPASVGPAWPAVKQIEQRQIYLVDKPGAAQSALRLGRIGPTRFTEDYYALTVLNTILGGSFTSRLNQNLREQHGYTYGARSQFDLRPQPAAFMAYANVQTEVTDKALTEFLKELRGMLADIPEEELTRARNYIALSYPSSFQTTGQIAGELMELVAYSLPDTYFNDYVQRILAVTKAEVEAAARKYIDPEKTAIIIVGDRAKIAAGLQALQVGKINYLTIEQVLGKIPKLESSD, from the coding sequence ATGCTTTTGCTCGCCAGCGCTTCACTGCTCGCCCAAACGCCCGACCGCAGCAAACCGCCGGCATTGGGGGCGCCGCCCTCGCTCGTCACGCCGCCCTTGCAGCGCTTCACACTCAGCAACGGCTTGCCGGTGGTATTGATGGAAAAGCATCAGGTGCCGCTCGTCGATTTTGTGCTGCAGATCAACGCCGGCGCAGTGATGGATGCGCCGGGAAAATCCGGACTGGCGAGCCTGACCTTTGCCATGCTGGATGAAGGCGCGGGCAGCCGCAACGCGCTGCAAATCGCCGACGAGATCGACTATCTCGGCGCTGGTCTTTCAACCGGCGCCGGCTGGCATACGGCGCAGATTTCGTTGCACACGCCGGCAGCGCGGCTGGAAGCGGCACTCGCCATCATGGCGGAGGTGGCGCTGCAGCCGACCTTTCCGGCCGCAGAGCTCGAGCGCCAGCGCAAGCAACGCCTCACTTCCCTGGCGCAGGCGCATGATGAGCCCAATGCCATTGCCGGCGCCGCCTTCAACCGCGTGTTGTTCGGTGAGCAACATCCCTATGGCCGCATGTCCGGCGGTGATGAAAAGTCCCTGCGTTCCTTCACGGTGCAGGATTGCCGCGAGTTCTATCAGAAACTGGTGGTGCCGGATAACGCCACGTTGATCGTGGTTGGCGATATCAATCCCACAGCATTGCTGCCCCGGCTCGAGGCGGCATTCGGCAAATGGCAGGGCCGGCGGCCGGCGAGCGTCGGCCCGGCCTGGCCGGCAGTGAAGCAAATCGAACAGCGCCAGATTTATTTGGTCGACAAGCCCGGCGCGGCACAATCCGCGCTGCGTCTGGGACGCATCGGGCCAACGCGTTTCACCGAAGACTACTATGCCCTCACTGTGCTCAACACCATTCTGGGCGGCTCTTTCACTTCACGCCTGAATCAGAATCTGCGCGAGCAGCATGGCTACACCTATGGCGCGCGCTCACAGTTCGACCTGCGGCCGCAGCCCGCGGCCTTCATGGCCTACGCCAACGTGCAAACCGAAGTCACCGACAAGGCTTTGACCGAGTTCCTGAAGGAACTGCGCGGCATGCTGGCGGATATTCCGGAAGAAGAACTGACCCGCGCGCGCAACTATATTGCCCTGAGCTATCCCAGCAGCTTTCAAACGACCGGCCAGATCGCCGGCGAGTTGATGGAACTGGTCGCCTACAGTCTGCCCGACACTTATTTCAATGACTATGTGCAAAGAATTCTGGCGGTGACCAAGGCCGAAGTGGAGGCGGCCGCGAGGAAGTACATTGATCCGGAAAAGACGGCCATCATCATAGTCGGCGACCGCGCGAAAATCGCAGCAGGATTGCAGGCGCTGCAAGTGGGCAAGATCAACTACCTGACCATCGAGCAGGTGCTGGGGAAGATTCCGAAACTCGAGAGCAGTGACTGA
- a CDS encoding M1 family metallopeptidase has product MTLARVVRNFACFTLIALSGARLAAQPGAAASAPARLENQRVLFPQPLSPRIANYDIDVKLDTHKRELQGKQRLVWHNQTKSAATELQFHLYLNAFRNDRSTFMRESSGSSRVEEDGWGFIEVDRLRLPERNEDLTSRLEFIQPDDGNPDDKTVARVPLSRPVAPGDSIVVEFDFSAKLPQPPFARTGAKEEFFFVGQWFPKIGVYLDGKWNTHQFHAHSEFFADFGVYNVRLTVPAANIVGATGLEIEVSDNGDGTKTHVYRAEDVHDFAWTTSPEFVEFNDRVQDVDLRVLMQPDHVDQGQRHLEAAKTAVEYFQNWYGDYPFPNLTVVDPRRGAMQAAGMEYPTLITAGTNYGLPAGLRLVESVIIHEFGHNYWYHLVASNEFEESWLDEGINTFTEVQIMNDRYGPAGDFVDLFGIKINNQQWHRNVYYLWNADLDQTVRRAWEYYPGSYSTNSYSKPCLMLITLQNYLGRKKMQEIMRAYVSRWRFKHPTTQDFISVAQDVSGRDLRWFFDQALFSNAVLDYSVERVVSRPERQGRGFDFSRARTPVDSSTSEDESGDSAAGDDSVNAAGKNLLHQSSFYVRRLGDFKFPVDVVATFANGEKVRETWDGRELWKKFTYTKPSKLVAAAVDPDRKIALEMNFTNNSARVEPERLGVNKLAVRWLFWMQFFLDQPEVLNLISGLIF; this is encoded by the coding sequence ATGACCCTCGCACGGGTTGTGAGGAATTTCGCGTGTTTCACTCTCATCGCGCTGAGCGGCGCGCGCCTTGCGGCCCAACCGGGGGCCGCGGCCTCCGCGCCCGCACGGTTGGAAAATCAGCGCGTTCTATTTCCCCAACCACTGAGTCCCCGCATTGCCAACTACGACATCGACGTCAAGCTCGACACCCACAAGCGCGAGCTGCAGGGAAAGCAGCGGTTGGTGTGGCACAACCAAACCAAGAGTGCCGCAACCGAGCTGCAGTTTCACCTTTATCTCAATGCCTTCCGCAATGACCGCTCGACTTTCATGCGCGAGTCAAGCGGCAGCTCTCGGGTTGAGGAGGACGGCTGGGGCTTCATCGAAGTCGATCGGCTGCGCCTGCCGGAACGCAATGAAGACCTGACTAGCCGCCTCGAATTCATTCAACCGGACGATGGCAATCCTGACGACAAAACCGTAGCGCGCGTGCCGCTGTCCCGGCCGGTGGCGCCGGGTGATTCGATCGTGGTGGAGTTCGACTTCAGCGCCAAATTGCCGCAGCCGCCCTTCGCTCGCACCGGCGCCAAGGAGGAATTCTTCTTCGTGGGGCAATGGTTCCCCAAGATCGGCGTGTACCTCGACGGCAAGTGGAACACCCACCAGTTTCACGCTCATTCGGAGTTCTTTGCCGATTTTGGCGTTTACAACGTGCGCCTGACCGTGCCCGCAGCGAACATTGTCGGCGCCACCGGCCTGGAGATCGAAGTCAGCGATAATGGCGACGGCACCAAAACGCATGTCTATCGCGCGGAAGACGTGCATGACTTTGCCTGGACTACCAGCCCGGAGTTCGTCGAGTTCAACGATCGCGTGCAGGATGTTGACCTCCGCGTGCTGATGCAGCCGGATCACGTCGATCAGGGGCAACGCCATCTGGAAGCCGCCAAGACGGCGGTGGAATATTTTCAAAACTGGTACGGCGATTATCCCTTTCCGAATCTCACCGTGGTCGATCCCCGGCGCGGGGCCATGCAAGCGGCCGGCATGGAATATCCCACCTTGATCACCGCCGGCACGAATTACGGCTTGCCCGCCGGCCTGCGTCTGGTGGAGTCCGTGATCATTCACGAATTCGGCCACAACTACTGGTATCATCTTGTCGCTTCGAATGAATTCGAAGAAAGCTGGCTGGACGAGGGCATCAACACCTTCACCGAAGTGCAAATCATGAATGATCGCTATGGCCCGGCCGGCGATTTCGTGGATCTCTTTGGCATCAAGATCAACAATCAGCAATGGCACCGCAATGTCTATTATCTCTGGAACGCGGATTTGGATCAAACCGTGCGCCGGGCCTGGGAATACTATCCCGGTAGTTACAGCACGAACTCCTATTCCAAACCCTGCCTGATGCTGATCACGCTGCAAAACTACCTGGGCCGGAAAAAGATGCAGGAAATCATGCGGGCCTATGTCAGCCGCTGGCGTTTCAAGCATCCCACCACACAGGATTTCATCAGTGTCGCCCAGGACGTTTCCGGCCGGGATTTGCGCTGGTTTTTCGACCAGGCCTTGTTCTCCAACGCCGTGCTCGATTACAGCGTCGAGCGTGTGGTGTCACGACCGGAACGCCAGGGGAGAGGCTTTGATTTTTCTCGCGCGAGGACCCCAGTGGATTCCAGCACCAGCGAGGACGAGTCCGGGGACTCGGCGGCCGGGGACGACAGCGTGAATGCCGCCGGCAAGAACCTGCTTCACCAAAGCAGCTTTTACGTTCGCCGGCTCGGTGATTTCAAGTTTCCCGTGGACGTCGTGGCCACCTTTGCCAACGGCGAAAAAGTGCGCGAGACCTGGGACGGCCGCGAGCTTTGGAAGAAATTCACCTACACCAAGCCCTCCAAACTCGTGGCGGCGGCGGTTGACCCCGATCGCAAGATCGCGCTCGAAATGAATTTCACCAACAACAGCGCCCGGGTGGAACCCGAGCGCCTGGGCGTCAACAAACTCGCCGTGCGCTGGCTATTCTGGATGCAATTTTTTCTGGATCAGCCCGAAGTGCTGAATCTGATTTCAGGCTTGATCTTTTGA
- a CDS encoding peptide chain release factor-like protein, which translates to MEKTKTKQHVSARLREEVEITTFRAGGPGGQHQNKTESGVRLKHLPTGLVVIAREHRSQIKNREEAWRRLLEKLAKRNRKPKPRKPTQVPARVREQRLREKNLHSRKKAERSHPRATPDE; encoded by the coding sequence GTGGAAAAAACCAAAACAAAGCAGCACGTGAGCGCGCGCCTGCGTGAGGAAGTCGAAATCACGACGTTTCGCGCGGGTGGCCCAGGCGGCCAGCATCAGAACAAAACCGAGTCCGGCGTGCGCCTGAAGCACCTGCCCACCGGCCTGGTGGTGATTGCCCGCGAGCATCGCTCACAAATCAAGAATCGGGAGGAGGCCTGGCGCCGGCTGCTCGAAAAACTCGCGAAGCGCAATCGCAAACCCAAGCCGCGCAAGCCCACGCAAGTGCCCGCACGCGTGCGGGAACAGCGCTTGCGCGAAAAAAACCTGCATTCCCGGAAAAAGGCCGAGCGCTCACACCCGCGCGCAACGCCCGACGAATGA
- a CDS encoding histidine kinase gives MILALCLLAGCTASHSPSQKQVTFRVLPKVMPDSSAVFLAGDHPRLGLWRPDSIALEGQPDGSWSRTFAFHAGVRLEYKITRGSWQTEAVNAGGVVPPNSVLEVTNDTTVIIEVAGWKDLQETVEGQITGTVVYHRAMTGEGLRPRDVIVWLPPGYANAPQQRYPVLYLHDGQNVFDPRTSFLGVDWRADEVADSLMAAGAMTEIIMVAVNNTADRREEYSASEKGRAYARFLIEKLKPFIDATYRTLPEARNTAVMGSSMGGLISFLLAWNHPEVFGQAACLSPAFTPPHDSAVRLVENDDGPNKRIRLYLDNGGVALDSVLQAGCENMLRALQNKGFRIGENLYWFHDRQAEHSERAWARRVWRPLLFMFKKNEH, from the coding sequence TTGATTCTCGCACTCTGCCTGCTGGCCGGCTGTACGGCCTCGCATTCTCCTTCACAAAAGCAAGTCACCTTTCGCGTCCTCCCCAAAGTCATGCCTGATTCTTCCGCGGTCTTTTTGGCGGGTGATCATCCCCGCCTGGGCTTGTGGCGGCCGGACAGCATCGCATTGGAGGGGCAACCGGACGGCAGTTGGAGCCGGACCTTTGCCTTTCATGCCGGTGTGCGACTGGAGTACAAAATCACCCGCGGCTCCTGGCAGACCGAGGCGGTGAATGCCGGCGGTGTCGTGCCGCCGAATTCGGTGTTGGAAGTCACCAACGACACGACCGTGATCATCGAGGTGGCGGGCTGGAAGGACCTGCAGGAAACGGTCGAGGGCCAAATTACCGGTACAGTGGTTTATCATCGTGCCATGACTGGAGAAGGCTTGCGGCCGCGCGATGTCATCGTTTGGTTGCCGCCGGGATACGCCAACGCGCCGCAACAGCGCTATCCGGTGCTTTACTTGCACGACGGCCAGAATGTCTTTGATCCCCGCACTTCTTTTCTCGGCGTGGATTGGCGGGCTGATGAAGTGGCCGACAGCTTGATGGCTGCCGGCGCGATGACGGAGATCATCATGGTGGCGGTGAACAACACCGCCGACCGGCGCGAAGAGTACTCCGCCAGCGAGAAGGGCAGAGCCTACGCCCGCTTTCTCATCGAAAAGTTGAAGCCCTTCATCGACGCCACTTATCGGACGCTGCCGGAGGCGCGCAACACCGCAGTGATGGGCTCCTCCATGGGCGGCTTGATTTCCTTCCTGCTGGCGTGGAATCATCCGGAGGTTTTTGGTCAAGCCGCGTGTCTGTCCCCGGCCTTTACTCCGCCGCATGACAGCGCGGTGCGCCTGGTCGAGAACGATGACGGCCCCAACAAGCGCATTCGCCTGTACCTGGACAACGGCGGCGTGGCGCTGGACAGCGTGTTGCAAGCGGGATGCGAAAACATGTTGCGCGCCCTCCAGAACAAGGGCTTTCGCATCGGCGAGAATTTGTACTGGTTTCACGACCGCCAGGCCGAGCATTCCGAGCGGGCCTGGGCGCGGCGCGTCTGGCGGCCGCTGCTGTTCATGTTCAAGAAAAACGAGCATTAG
- a CDS encoding peptidyl-prolyl cis-trans isomerase, with translation MRTRTLFLMLTLMLVGCREQARKPEPEHIEVQHILIGFYGSLPGRSLNRPQSEAKALAKQVLEQARQGADFDALVRQYSNDEYPGRFKLANHGVTAGAGEYERRMMVGGFGDVAFQLAVGEIGLVEFEQAKSPFGWHIVKRLQ, from the coding sequence ATGCGAACGCGAACGCTTTTCCTGATGCTCACGCTCATGCTGGTCGGCTGTCGCGAACAGGCGCGCAAACCCGAGCCGGAGCACATCGAGGTGCAGCACATCTTGATCGGCTTCTATGGCTCCCTGCCGGGCCGCAGCCTCAACCGGCCGCAAAGCGAAGCCAAAGCCCTGGCCAAGCAAGTGCTGGAACAAGCCCGGCAAGGCGCGGACTTCGACGCGCTGGTGCGCCAGTATTCCAACGATGAATATCCCGGACGCTTCAAACTCGCCAACCACGGCGTGACCGCCGGCGCAGGAGAATATGAACGCCGCATGATGGTTGGCGGCTTCGGCGATGTTGCCTTTCAACTCGCGGTCGGCGAAATCGGCCTGGTGGAATTCGAGCAGGCGAAAAGCCCATTCGGCTGGCATATTGTCAAACGCCTGCAGTGA
- a CDS encoding NRDE family protein, with product MTWLRRPAGYEVFFNRDELKTRPPALPPTLIDRAGVATLAPVDGEAGGAWIGANEFGVSLCLLNHYDVSAGAPPAWPISRGLLLVSLLTAATPDEVAARLREQRLAAYHPFLLLIFALDQPVWLFTWNRQLLQWRGLAESDLPLSTSSFSGPEVVAQRRACFRQYQELAGGWSAEMLRAFHASHVPAAGAFSVCMHRAEAHTVSFSHLAVTSGAVRFHYQPGSPCSGVPVLACELPVRPPRPSRQTLPAKNDLTFPA from the coding sequence GTGACCTGGCTTCGCCGGCCGGCGGGCTATGAAGTCTTCTTTAACCGCGATGAGTTGAAGACGCGGCCGCCGGCTTTGCCGCCCACGCTGATCGACCGCGCGGGCGTGGCCACGCTCGCGCCGGTGGATGGTGAGGCCGGCGGTGCGTGGATCGGCGCGAATGAGTTCGGCGTGAGCCTGTGTCTGCTGAATCACTATGACGTTTCCGCCGGTGCTCCGCCGGCCTGGCCCATCAGCCGTGGCCTGCTGTTGGTTTCGCTGCTCACCGCGGCGACACCCGATGAGGTTGCCGCACGCCTGCGTGAACAGCGCTTGGCCGCTTACCATCCCTTCCTGCTGCTCATCTTCGCGCTGGATCAGCCGGTGTGGCTGTTCACCTGGAACCGTCAGCTTCTGCAGTGGCGCGGGTTGGCAGAGAGTGACCTGCCGCTATCGACTTCTTCTTTTTCCGGGCCGGAAGTCGTCGCGCAGCGCCGCGCGTGCTTTCGCCAATACCAAGAGCTGGCAGGCGGCTGGTCAGCGGAAATGCTGCGCGCCTTTCACGCCAGCCATGTGCCGGCAGCCGGCGCCTTCTCGGTCTGCATGCACCGCGCCGAGGCCCACACCGTGAGCTTCAGCCATCTCGCCGTCACCTCCGGCGCCGTGCGCTTCCACTATCAGCCCGGCTCTCCCTGTTCCGGAGTGCCGGTTCTCGCATGCGAATTACCCGTCCGTCCGCCAAGGCCAAGTCGACAAACCTTGCCGGCAAAGAACGATTTGACATTTCCTGCCTGA
- a CDS encoding putative DNA binding domain-containing protein — translation MSLVELLNAPPSLHLARCLRDDEEFLATCCALANAEGGTVLLGGGGSGEESPVNLVQPEALLARISGALQPAVLPAIERHELAAGTVVIVRVPEAPLKPVAVNGRCYQRAGASNLLLSAAEIARLHLQSVSRSWDATPCETAQFADLDIEKMQRFLEMRREQRRQATDAAAPLPEQLSQLGLLQAGQPTMAAVLLLGRNPQAHLAHARIKAGRFKSETVIVDEQEITGTLFDQIEQAFAFIQKHLTVRLVISGQLQREDVWDYPLPALREGLINAICHRDYTAAMATQIRIYDDQLLIWNPGSLPPNLQIEDLRRRHQSVLRNKLIGAAFYETGLVEKWGSGTNRIIEECRKLGLPEPEWREQQGIMLSLRKDRLTEDFLLEQDLSDRQLQAVAYVKKRRRITNQEYQELAGVKKRTASEELRELEEKGILERVGSTGKGTYYKIRGK, via the coding sequence ATGAGCCTCGTCGAATTGCTGAACGCTCCCCCATCTTTGCATCTCGCCCGCTGCCTTCGTGATGATGAAGAGTTTCTCGCCACCTGTTGCGCTCTGGCAAACGCCGAGGGCGGCACGGTTCTTTTGGGTGGTGGCGGCAGCGGGGAGGAGTCGCCGGTGAATCTCGTTCAGCCTGAAGCCCTGCTCGCGCGCATCAGCGGGGCGCTGCAACCGGCAGTGCTTCCCGCCATCGAGAGGCACGAACTGGCGGCCGGAACGGTTGTGATCGTGCGCGTTCCCGAAGCGCCGCTCAAGCCGGTGGCGGTGAATGGCCGCTGCTATCAACGCGCCGGCGCCAGCAATCTGCTGCTCTCAGCGGCGGAGATTGCGCGGCTGCATTTGCAGAGCGTGAGCCGCAGTTGGGATGCCACGCCGTGTGAGACGGCGCAGTTCGCGGATCTCGATATTGAAAAGATGCAGCGCTTCCTGGAGATGCGCCGGGAGCAGCGCCGCCAGGCTACCGATGCCGCCGCGCCATTGCCGGAGCAACTCAGCCAGCTCGGACTGCTGCAGGCCGGCCAGCCCACCATGGCGGCGGTGTTGCTCCTGGGCAGGAATCCGCAAGCGCACCTCGCGCATGCGCGCATCAAGGCCGGCCGGTTCAAGAGCGAGACGGTCATCGTGGATGAGCAGGAGATTACCGGCACGCTGTTCGATCAAATCGAGCAGGCATTCGCCTTCATTCAGAAGCATCTCACCGTGCGGCTGGTCATCAGCGGCCAATTGCAGCGTGAAGATGTTTGGGATTATCCGCTGCCGGCGCTGCGCGAGGGCTTGATCAATGCCATTTGCCATCGCGACTACACCGCGGCGATGGCGACGCAGATCCGCATTTATGACGATCAACTGCTGATTTGGAATCCGGGCAGCCTGCCGCCGAACCTGCAAATCGAAGATCTCAGGCGGCGGCATCAATCCGTGCTGCGCAACAAGCTGATCGGCGCGGCCTTCTATGAAACCGGGCTGGTGGAAAAATGGGGCAGCGGCACGAATCGTATCATCGAAGAATGCCGCAAACTCGGCCTGCCTGAGCCGGAATGGCGCGAACAGCAGGGCATCATGTTGAGCCTGCGCAAAGACCGCCTCACTGAGGATTTCTTGCTGGAGCAGGATCTCAGCGATCGCCAGTTACAGGCCGTGGCTTATGTCAAAAAGCGGCGCCGCATCACCAATCAGGAATACCAGGAATTGGCCGGGGTGAAAAAGCGTACAGCCTCGGAGGAACTGCGGGAATTGGAGGAGAAGGGCATTCTCGAGCGTGTGGGTTCGACCGGCAAGGGAACCTACTATAAAATTAGAGGGAAATAA